TACTGTAGATATCATGAAGGACCATTTTGAGAGTGTATTTGTACAGGAAGATGCGTTTGCTGAATTGGTTGGAGTCTTACGTGAAATcaccaaaaacaaaaagttcCAAAAGCTATCTCTTCACGCATTAAAATCTATGAAGAAAGTCTACCAGCAGGTGGCAGTTATCtgcttcaaaaagaattctGCTCACTTATTGCACACTAAGGACATGtttgaagatatttggtTTCCAGTGTTATACTCGTTCAACGACACTATTATGACTGCAGAAGATCTTGAAGTAAGATCCCGTGCATTGAACTTTATGTTTGACGCTTTGGTAGAGTATGGTGGCGACTTCGGTGAAGCGTTCTGGATGCAGATTTGCAATAGACTATTGTTCCCTATTTTTGGCGTATTGTCAAGACACTGGGAAGTTAATCAATTCAATAGCCATGACGACTTAAGCGTATGGTTATCCACTACATTGATTCAAGCCTTGAGGAATATGGTCGCTTTATTCACGCACTACTTTGAGTCCTTGAATCAAATGGTAGGTGGGTTTTTAGACTTACTTGTTTCTTGTATTTGCCAGGAGAATGACACTATTGCCAGAATCGGAAGATCATGTTTACAACAACTGATACTTCAAAACATGACCAAGTTCAAGGAAAATCATTGGGAGAAAATAACTggttcattttcaaaacttttcgaattaacaacagcaacagaGTTATTTGATTACGACCCATTAAAGCGTGGTAGACAAGCGTCCACTGACGGTCCAGACACTACGGTATCTCCAGATATAGACAAAGAAGTCGAAAGAGCGCAGAGGGAAGAAAACAGTGTCGATGTTGGCAATGATACTACAGACGTCGAAAAATCCGTAAAACGTCTTGTCCGCACCAAAAGCAGTGAAGACATTCGCCACCGTATCAGCGTTAAAAATGCAATTGTCGTTAAATGCGTTCTCCAATTACTCATGATCGAATCATTAAGCGAGCTCTTTtcagatgaaaaatttatAAACTCCATCCCTCTCCCTCAAGCAATACAACTAACTAATCTACTTGAAACTTCTTACGAATTCGCCAGAGATTTTAACGATGATTTCGACCTCAGAAATAGACTCGTCAATTCCCGTATCGTCGATAAAATCCCAAATCTAATGAAACAGGAAACCAGCTCCGCAGCTGTCCTAATAGACATCCTCTTCAAACTTTACTTAAACGATGAGTCCGCATCTACTGAAACGAAAGAAAATCTCCTGAAACGTCTCCTCTCTAATTGTACCCAGATCATCTCCAGATACATTGCTCTTGATGAAGGAACCATGGAGCGTACCATCTCCACTTGGCGTCCTGTCATCGTAGAGATCTTACTAGGCTACTATGAGTTCGATGACGATGACTTCAAGAAAAATTCACTTGCCGTGTACAATCTCGTGCTACAAATATTAGATAAGCCTTGCCCTACTGAACTGAGAAACGCAATCAGAATATTTCTCTCCAGAATAGGTGAACTATACCTATCTATAGACTAAATTGGAATCAAATTAAACTGGTGTTTTTTGTGacacaaaaaacaaaaagaatagaACAAGTCGACCGATCCCGAGTCCCTCCAAAAAGTCGGTTTTCCAAAtcttttctgtttttcAGAGGCATCTCACGTGATACAACGGTTTCCCGTACTACGTAAATTACCTTCCGATGCCGATAGGTATTCTCTGTTGTTTAGCTGaaagtaaaataataataccaatCTTTGCGACAGTTTGCTATATCATGCATTGACGCAAATCTATAAACGCTGTGTTAAACAGATACAGGACGGAAGGGAACAATATTATCTATCCCGTATTTCTGATACCAGCATCGTAACCTATCACGCCATGTGacaaaaacagaaacacTGATAGCCttcccccccccccccacCCCCCTATCCCTTTTTGTGTTCCTTTGGCTAGACTAGTAGATATTCGATAAGATCTGTCACTCAACTGTCTGGATTAGCAGCCAATCCAACAACACGTACTGGTAGTTGGAAACTGACTATCGATGACATGCCTTCAACAGTCCTGTTGGGAACTGTGAAGCGCACAATATCTCTTTGTACGATATGCCCAACAAGATCAACACGTTTACgtcgtttcttttttacAGTCAATGGCGGCAGTTTCTCGCTTCGCGGTGGCTTTGGACCGATTGTACTGCTGCAGTCGCCTTCGAACCGGGACCCCAACTAACGATGacatatataattaaaTGGAAGCAACAGTATAGTGCCTTCTAGGGCGTGTTGGGTTTTTTGTGTATATTACAAGAAATATCGTTTTGGATAACAAGTGTTCAGACAGCTTGGAGCTGGGAGTTGAGTTTCTAGCATCATCGTCGACATCACCATCACACCACAGATTtagtttttggatataGAGAGAGAGGATGTCATCCTGCAAGGAATACAAGGTTGTGCACGAGGCAAAGGATGCTGGGTTTCGTTATGCACCTGAGCACTTTAAGAGGAGCAGGGTTGGGGAAGCTTATATCAAGGATATGAGTGAATACGAGGCGATGTATAAGCGATCGATTGAAGAGCCGGAAAAATTCTTTGGTGAAAAGGCCCATGAGTTTCTATATTGGGACAAACCTTTTACCAAGGTGAAGTCAGGTAGCTTGGATAGAGGAGATACGGCGTGGTTTTTGAACGGAGAGTTGAATGCATCGTACAACTGTGTTGACAGACACGCTTTTGCCAATCCAGATAAGACAGCGATCATCTATGAGGCTGACGATGAGTCTGAGAACCGGATTATCACTTATGGAGAGTTGTTGAGACAGGTGTCTGAAGTTGCAGGGGTTTTGAAATCTTGGGGGGTGAAGAAGGGGGATACAGTTGCGGTTTATTTGCCTATGATTCCCGAGGCAGTAGTAGCGATGTTAGCTATTGCGCGTTTGGGTGCTATTCATTCTGTTATATTCGCTGGGTTTTCATCTGGGTCGTTAAAGGATAGAGTTGTGGATGCAGGATGCAAGGTGGTTATCACATGTGATGAGGGACGGAGAGGCGGCAAGACGGTCCAcactaaaaaaattgtgGACGAAGGTCTACATGGCGTAGAGATGGTTCAGCGGATTCTTGTCTTCCAAAGAACGGGTACCGATGGTATCCCAATGAAGCCAGGTAGGGATTACTGGTGGCACTTGGAAGCTGAAAAACACCGGGGTTACTTGCCACATGTTCCAGTTAATTCTGAGGATCCATTGTTCCTCTTATATACTTCTGGGTCCACGGGTTCACCCAAGGGAGTCGTTCATACAACGGGCGGATACTTGTTAGGCGCTGTAATGACAACGAGATACGTGTTTGATATTCATCCAGAGGATATCTTGTTTACTGCTGGTGATGTCGGCTGGATTACTGGCCACACATATGCACTCTATGGTCCATTGGCATTGGGAGTAGCTACCGTCATCTTTGAGTCCACTCCCGCATACCCAGACTACGGTAGATATTGGAGGATTGTTGAACGTCACAGAGTCACACATTTTTATGTCGCGCCAACAGCTATGCGGTTAATCAAACGTGTCGGTGAGAGTGAGATTGCAAAGTATGACACTTCATCACTAAGGGTTTTAGGTTCTGTGGGCGAGCCCATCGCACCTGATTTATGGGAGTGGTATAACGAAAAAGTCGGACTCAATAATTGTGTCATCTGTGACACAATGTGGCAAACTGAGTCTGGATCTCATTTGATCGCTCCATTAGCCGGCGTtattccaacaaaaccAGGATCGGCGACTGTACCATTTTTTGGGATTGACGCCTGCATCATTGACCCTGTTACAGGAGTGCAATTAGAGGGCAATGACGTAGAGGGTGTTCTCGCCATCAAATCTCCTTGGCCATCAATGGCTAGATCCGTTTGGAATAACCATAACCGTTATATTGACACCTACTTGAAGCCATACCCAGGTTACTACTTTACTGGCGATGGTGCAGGCAGAGATCACGACGGTTACTATTGGATCAGGGGAAGGGTAGATGACGTGGTCAACGTCTCAGGACATAGGCTATCGACTTCGGAAATCGAAGCAGCTTTGGTTGAACACGAGAACGTTTCTGAGGCTGCTGTGGTTGGTATTACTGATGAATTAACCGGCCAAGCTGTGATAGCTTTTGTCAGCCTGAAAGAAAATCCGACAGAAATGATGTCATCAGATGATACACTACCTGTGCAAATCCCGGTCGATAAATTACGTCGTGAACTGATTTTACAAGTCAGAGGAGAAATTGGACCCTTTGCAGCCCCCAAATCAGTAATAGTAGTCAAAGATTTACCTAAAACCAGATCCGGAAAGATCATGCGTAGAATATTGAGAAAAATATCCTCCAAAGAAGCTGACCAGTTGGGTGACTTGTCGACGCTAGCCAACCCGGAAATCGTGTCGACCATTATCTCAGCTGTAGAAGCACAATTTTTCGCTCCAAAAAAGCTAACAAACTAATATTCGACCAAAAAATGGCCAGCAGAAGTCACCATATTCCATAGTACctattttttatttttattttatacTTTTTGTCTCTTTACCAGCAGTTCACATCTTGCGGaataaaccaaaaaccTGACTCCAACCGAACTATACTTATTGGTTTATCCCTACATTAACCACAATCTTATCCTggatatttaaatattttatataagGGTCTACAACAAAGGTTGGGAATGAAATGTAAAAAGAAACACACCCCATCATGCGCCCTCCCGTTCTCCGACCATTACGTTATACAACTAAAagtaacaaaaatatttaatcTAACTTTCTAATCCGCGTCACTGCTATAATAGATGGATATAAATCACCCATTACCTGTCTGCCTCAACATAAATAACGAGAACGCCTCCCTTACATTCACTCCATCCCGTTGTTCTCCGCTCCTGaagaaacttcaaatataaattataatatataatgtgTGTACGCCCACCATGACTCAGAAATAGATACGGTGAGAATAAAAACTACTGAAACAATCGACCTGAAATATACATACATGCATATAAATGAAAAACTGTGGGACACCTATTAACCAGATGAATATCATTGGCATACGCTTACCCGGGTATAATAGCACTACCAATAGCACGCCTGTTGGGAAAACCGTGTGAGGGGATTGATGCTCTTCAGAACACCGACTGAAGCTTATTTTCATTTACCACACCGGGTCTGTAAAAACATCATATTGCCTCAACCGTAAAAAGCAACTAATAGGCAATACCCCAAGTCCATCCTCCACATAAGGTTTGAGTGAATACATTGTTGTCAGGCATCATCATGCGAATGAGACCCTGGGTCCGGTTTTAAgtttataataaaaaataaaaaagaatagaATACAACAAGTTGATGGTGGATGCAAGTACCGTTCAGTAATCGACTTCCGCTGAAGAAACatagataataataatgacaaTTAGTCTGGGTACAGCGATCTATTATTCCATCAAGCCAGTGCTTAAAATATATGCTATTATATTTGTCGGGTTTTTAGCCGCAAGGTTTAACATCCTTACAGTGGAGGTGGGGCGTGGTATATCTAACTTAGTTGTGAACGTTTTAATTCCATGTTtgctttttaataaaattgtGACAAACATTTCCCACAAGGACATTAAAGATGTAGGTATTGTTGTTCTAACTTCTCTTTTAATTTACGCTTTGGGGTGTTGTTCTGCGCTTATAACGCAGTTGCTAACACCAGTACCAAAGAGATGGTTCTGGGGACTTCTATTTGCGGGTACGTTTGCTAATATATCTGACTTACCGATTGGGTTTGTTCAAAGTCTAGCAAATGGGCATCTTTTCAGCGAAGCGGAGATTGATAAAGGTGTTGCTTATAGTTGCATTTTCTCAGCATGCCAAGGATTTATGTTAATGAATTTAGGCATGTTTCGTATGGTGGGTTTGGATTTTAAAGAGtctaaagatgaagagaaatCTACGACTACGACTACCACTGCGACCCCCCCTCCTAGTTCACAGCAACATGCTGGAAAGCAATCATCTGGTACTGAAAATACCATAAATATCAGTGATGAAGCCCCAGCAAATGATGTAGTAGAGTTTAATCACCGGAGGGAGGCTTCACATGCtgaaaacttttctttGATGGACGTAGACTTGAATTCATTAGCTGACAATGAAGTCGAGGATGACAGCTATAATTCAGAGAAACCTAGTGGGACTTTCTATCCTCCAATATCTCTCGGTGCTTCTGCAGAAAGGTCGTTGCAGTCGAGTGCAACCGACCCCAATGACGGGTTCAACCCCCTCCATAATAATACATCACGGATACATTCGGTTATTTCCATTGACTCTCATGGATATGCAAGCAATGTGTCACATGGTATTGATGCCAATATTAGAAGAAGACGGCCAAGTAGTAATGCTTCAAGTTCTAAAATTCGTAACTCAAGAAAGCCGGCTCAGACAGTAAGAGATGTTATTGGCCAGTACAGTGCCGTTGATAAAATCCGTACCGGTGAGCTAGACTTGTCTAGACCATTGACTTTAACTGAGGATGTGGGTACTACCAATGCGACATTTGGTGGTTATGGTAAAGAGATGGAGGAGGATGAGCTTGAACCTCCAAATATCCCTGGAGCAGATCAATATGTCTGTCCTGCATTGCATCGTACAACTACAGTAAGATCGACAAAAAAGTCAAACTTTAGACTATTCATTGACAAATGCCATTTAAATTGGTTAGTTTATATACTTGTCAATTTTATCAGGCCTAGTTCATTAGGTGCTTTATTAGGTATAATATGTTCAATGATACCTTGGTTACGAGGTATATTTGTTCACAACGAACTAAGCATGCATATGGCACCTGATGGTGAACCGGTTTTAAGCTGCTTCATGGACTTCACTCAGTATGTCGGTAATTCTTGCATTCCATTGGGATTACTACTACTTGGAAGTATATTAGGCAGACTAcagatgaaaaatataCCAAAAGGATTTATAAGAGTTGTTGCAATGATGACTGCATTCAGATTGGTTGTTTTGCCAATTATTGGAATTCTTTGGACTAATGCGTTATCTTCCATGAAATGGTTAGAAACCGATATTGGCAAATTAGTGATTATTTTAACCTGGTCTATGCCAAGCTCCACTTCACAAATTTACTTCACCGCCTTTTATACCCCAGCAGATGGTGATCATCTACAAATGGACTTGTTATCTGTCTTCTTCTTATCCCAGTACATGTGCCTCTTTATTTCCTTGGCGTTCGTGGTAACGTTCACATTGAAGATGCAATTAAGCCTATAGCTCAAGAAGAAGCCTAAAATTATTAACTCAATACACTTATCTTAACAATAAACATcattatttataaattcaTACTTTTTACTTGAGTTGTAAGCttattatttcaaaactaAATATCCCTGGATGTTGCCGTTTCTATTTTTCATACGTGTTAAGCCGCCGATCGTTATTAAAGGTCGGCAGGGGGTTTTCTTATACTCTTCGACACTGCCATAGTATATACGCATTATTCAAACAAAGATAGCTTTCTCACTTAATGACTTCAAATTTTACACCTTTGCAGCATATAACAAaccttttaaaatttcGCATGCCAAGTTGGCCTCCCAGGTCTTCGACTTGGCCTGTTCACAGACGTTCTGCAGTGCTTGTACTGTTATTCATTGGAACTCGTGGAGAATTGAGagtattattaacaaaGAGATCTAGAGGgttatcatcattttctggCCATGTTTCTTTACCGGGAGGTAAAGCCGATAATGAATCTGaaacttttgaagagaTTGCAAGACGTGAAGCAGAGGAGGAGATCGGATTGCCCTTAAATAACGAAGTGCTTCTCAAAACTTATGGTTTGAAATTGGACAATATATCATCTGAACTGCCTCACTATTTATCACACACATTTCTAAGTGTGAAGCCGTTGGTGTGCTTTCTATATAGTGCCCAATCGACAGAGGAGGAGAAGTTTGTGAAGCCTTTGTCTATGAGTAAGGCTTTCACCAAGTTAAATCCGGGGGAAACTTCGTCAGTGTTTTCCATACCATTGAGAGATATGATCGTACACAAATTGTCAGATCCTAAGCCAAAGCCGGAATATTTGAGCTGCAAAGAATATCAGTATACATGGGGCGGTCTAAAATGGCCCGTAAGACACCATTATTATGCAAACGATAATGATGGTGAAGTTCCATGGTTGAGTAATGTTGGTGATTTGAGttctgatgatgacataacagttgaagaaacgCCCTGTAAAGATGTCTGGGGCCTTACTGCCACAATATTGTATGATGTCGGGATAATTGCTGAAGGTATGGTAACTTGTGAAAACACGCAGGCGTTGTTTGCACACGAGCTACTGATTTATGGATTGTACGAATTTGGAGGCCAACTAAGGGAAGCTAAACGGTCTGAATGGGAAGCAGGaatgataaaaaataaactaTCACTCAAGTATTCTGACGTATTACCCGAATTCTTCATAACCAAATTGAAGAGCTGCATAGATGACTCTCAAACGTACAAACACACTGACTCTTGAGGGAGccaaaacaacagaaacaagTATGATGACCATTTCTATACTATAGGTAGAAAtttataacaaaaagataCGTAAATGATGCTAAATATACACGTTAAATTATACTCTCTTTTAACTTATACGTTTCCTATATAATAAAACgaatcttcatcttttcaCACTTACAAGATGTAACCGCGGGCAAAAACTGGACCacgaaaaaaaaaatatcgaGGAGAATGGACGGGCGGGGGGAAGGAGTGGAGGCGATGGGAGAACCTTTTTAAACTAAGGCTGGGAACTTTGCATTGACAACTGCAGGTTTCTGAGCAGGTTCCCTTTTGCCACCTCTCTTGCCGCCTCTTCCACCTCTTCTTGAGTCCTTGTTGGAATCACGGGATCTGGATGAACTAGGGAACGATTCAGAACCATCAAATTCTAGGAATTGCTTAGCCTTCAATTGCTTAGATTTGACGGATTTGACCTTAGTGGCCTCGATCAAAACTTCTTCCTTCTTAACCAACAACTCAGCATCGCTGAACTTCTCAACACTCTTAACAACAGGAGTCTTGTTCAATTCAGAAGAATGCTGTTCATTCAAATAAGCTTCCAAAGAAACAGCACTagcttcctcctcttcagCAGCGTCAGCAGCCAATTCAGCCTCAGCCTGGGCAGCGGCAGCTTCCTCGTCTTCCAACTCCTTATCGTTGTCGCCCCAAGCTTGCTTAATCTTCTTAGCTGAGTCGGTCTTGCCGGTTCTAGAGTGACGATCGGTAGCCTTCTTAGGGTCTCTAGGTGGCTTAGAGGCCGCTGGCGCATCCTTCGCCTTGTTCTGGGCCCTACCAGTTTGCTTGTTTCTGAAAGCTGCTTCGCTACCAGTTGGCTTAGGCTTGTTGTTTTTAGCCCTAGATGGGTCCGCGGATGGTGGTGGCACATCCGccttctttgaagaagtagACTTCTTGACAATCTCCTTCGGAGGAgctgcaacaacaactgtAGCGTCCTCGACGTCGTTACCTAGCAAATCAAATGGGTTCTACTCGTATTTTTAAATGTTAGTATCTTTCTCCCTacattttttttccaattcaCAAAATACTTTCTCAGAACCTCATCCTTCCCCTTCACCTCAAGAGCAGACCCCAATCACACTCCTCCACATCCTGAAGCCAACAAAGAAATTAACCCCCCAGGGCACTTATCCTCTTTTCCCTCTCCACCCTCTCTCCCTCTCCCCCTCTGCAAACATAAAAAAGGAACCGGTTCCCAAAGtactttaaaaatttcaccaaaaccaaataataCATACAGACATGATCCTGGACTATGCGTGTATAACTAGATTCCTGCTTTTAAACCTTGACATCTAGCTCTAAAACTAACTATAAgatatataaaagaaaacttgaaaaatggaCCGacaaaaaatccaaaaaaagaggaaaaagaaagagaaagtGGAAAGAAGGAGATGGAAGGAAGACAGCGAGCGTGCAGGTGACAGGCGACAGGGAAAGCTTATTCAGATACCCTGTCTCTCTCTCTGTCTGTCTCCCTCTCTCTCTCGTGCCCCCTATAGGGGGCACGAGAGAGAGAGGGAGAGAGAGGCAGAACTACAGCCAGCCAGAGATAGTAAACGAACGCTCTCCCTGGGACGATGCCCTATGTGCTCTGCCAGCATTCGTTCAGTTCGCCCGCCAGCGGCGcgtgaaaaattttgttcaCCGCGGAAAACGGACAGCGGCGGCGACGACGAATGGGGAAAACATAGAGCAGCGTTTTGCGCGCGTT
This region of Eremothecium cymbalariae DBVPG#7215 chromosome 4, complete sequence genomic DNA includes:
- the ACS2 gene encoding acetate--CoA ligase ACS2 (similar to Ashbya gossypii AGL148C); this encodes MSSCKEYKVVHEAKDAGFRYAPEHFKRSRVGEAYIKDMSEYEAMYKRSIEEPEKFFGEKAHEFLYWDKPFTKVKSGSLDRGDTAWFLNGELNASYNCVDRHAFANPDKTAIIYEADDESENRIITYGELLRQVSEVAGVLKSWGVKKGDTVAVYLPMIPEAVVAMLAIARLGAIHSVIFAGFSSGSLKDRVVDAGCKVVITCDEGRRGGKTVHTKKIVDEGLHGVEMVQRILVFQRTGTDGIPMKPGRDYWWHLEAEKHRGYLPHVPVNSEDPLFLLYTSGSTGSPKGVVHTTGGYLLGAVMTTRYVFDIHPEDILFTAGDVGWITGHTYALYGPLALGVATVIFESTPAYPDYGRYWRIVERHRVTHFYVAPTAMRLIKRVGESEIAKYDTSSLRVLGSVGEPIAPDLWEWYNEKVGLNNCVICDTMWQTESGSHLIAPLAGVIPTKPGSATVPFFGIDACIIDPVTGVQLEGNDVEGVLAIKSPWPSMARSVWNNHNRYIDTYLKPYPGYYFTGDGAGRDHDGYYWIRGRVDDVVNVSGHRLSTSEIEAALVEHENVSEAAVVGITDELTGQAVIAFVSLKENPTEMMSSDDTLPVQIPVDKLRRELILQVRGEIGPFAAPKSVIVVKDLPKTRSGKIMRRILRKISSKEADQLGDLSTLANPEIVSTIISAVEAQFFAPKKLTN
- a CDS encoding uncharacterized protein (similar to Ashbya gossypii AGL149C) yields the protein MTISLGTAIYYSIKPVLKIYAIIFVGFLAARFNILTVEVGRGISNLVVNVLIPCLLFNKIVTNISHKDIKDVGIVVLTSLLIYALGCCSALITQLLTPVPKRWFWGLLFAGTFANISDLPIGFVQSLANGHLFSEAEIDKGVAYSCIFSACQGFMLMNLGMFRMVGLDFKESKDEEKSTTTTTTATPPPSSQQHAGKQSSGTENTINISDEAPANDVVEFNHRREASHAENFSLMDVDLNSLADNEVEDDSYNSEKPSGTFYPPISLGASAERSLQSSATDPNDGFNPLHNNTSRIHSVISIDSHGYASNVSHGIDANIRRRRPSSNASSSKIRNSRKPAQTVRDVIGQYSAVDKIRTGELDLSRPLTLTEDVGTTNATFGGYGKEMEEDELEPPNIPGADQYVCPALHRTTTVRSTKKSNFRLFIDKCHLNWLVYILVNFIRPSSLGALLGIICSMIPWLRGIFVHNELSMHMAPDGEPVLSCFMDFTQYVGNSCIPLGLLLLGSILGRLQMKNIPKGFIRVVAMMTAFRLVVLPIIGILWTNALSSMKWLETDIGKLVIILTWSMPSSTSQIYFTAFYTPADGDHLQMDLLSVFFLSQYMCLFISLAFVVTFTLKMQLSL
- the PCD1 gene encoding 8-oxo-dGTP diphosphatase (similar to Ashbya gossypii AGL150C), whose translation is MTSNFTPLQHITNLLKFRMPSWPPRSSTWPVHRRSAVLVLLFIGTRGELRVLLTKRSRGLSSFSGHVSLPGGKADNESETFEEIARREAEEEIGLPLNNEVLLKTYGLKLDNISSELPHYLSHTFLSVKPLVCFLYSAQSTEEEKFVKPLSMSKAFTKLNPGETSSVFSIPLRDMIVHKLSDPKPKPEYLSCKEYQYTWGGLKWPVRHHYYANDNDGEVPWLSNVGDLSSDDDITVEETPCKDVWGLTATILYDVGIIAEGMVTCENTQALFAHELLIYGLYEFGGQLREAKRSEWEAGMIKNKLSLKYSDVLPEFFITKLKSCIDDSQTYKHTDS
- the STM1 gene encoding Stm1p (similar to Ashbya gossypii AGL151W 1-intron) gives rise to the protein MSNPFDLLGNDVEDATVVVAAPPKEIVKKSTSSKKADVPPPSADPSRAKNNKPKPTGSEAAFRNKQTGRAQNKAKDAPAASKPPRDPKKATDRHSRTGKTDSAKKIKQAWGDNDKELEDEEAAAAQAEAELAADAAEEEEASAVSLEAYLNEQHSSELNKTPVVKSVEKFSDAELLVKKEEVLIEATKVKSVKSKQLKAKQFLEFDGSESFPSSSRSRDSNKDSRRGGRGGKRGGKREPAQKPAVVNAKFPALV